The Oncorhynchus kisutch isolate 150728-3 unplaced genomic scaffold, Okis_V2 scaffold1232, whole genome shotgun sequence genome includes the window ggaagacatcctcctccctcatgtggtaccctgcctgcaggctcatcctgacatgaccctccagcatgacaatgacacctgccatactgctcgttctgtgcatgatttcctgcaagacagggatatcagtgttctgccatggtcagtgaagagctcggatctcaatcccattgagcacatctgggacctgttgtattggagggtgagagctagggccattccccacagaaatgtctgagtacttgcaggtgccttggtggaagagtggggtatttgtctgtgagtataacagaactgatattgcaggcgaaaccctgaggaaaatcaaaacaggaagtggcttctattttaaACTCCAtattccatagcctccctttgcaccatttaaagggatatcaagcagattccttttcctatcgcttcctcagggtgtcaagtcttcagacatagtttcaggcttttattttgaaaaatgagccagaaagataacattgcggcaagtggtcacatgagttttgcttgcgcaacagagtttggacagctattgcttttccctctcctactgtgaaagacatttgcggttgatatattatcgattatatatattttttaaaacctgaggattgattataaaaaacgtttgacatgtttctgtggacattatggaaactatttggaatttgtccacgttgtcgtgaccgctctttcctgtgaatttctgaacataacgcgccaaacaaacagagttattttggatataaaaataaccgagctacttgatgctaagtgtacttaatgttttgtcgagcgatcgataaacttacacaaacgcttggattgctttcgctgtaaagtataatgtcctgaccttagtattctttgttttctttattattttggttaggtcagggtgtgacatgggggatatGTGTGTTTTACTTATTCTAGGGTGTTTGTAGATTCCGAGATCAgatgagatcaggcgtactcaggccggtgtggtcgtaagcgagaaattatctcttggtgcactatataaagtcaaagtgagtctgattaacagctgttgcattttcaccatttagataagcatctttgtgtcactgaaaaagtggaagaaattgcatatactgtagccataatttgtagcacagattgttggatgacatacaaactaaccttgcttacttatttcaaagcaagggcacatatttcagccttgtgggaaaaaacggacaaagagttgaaattccacaaggcagtgacaaaaagcttacagcacctggtattcctaggcggtctcccatccaagtactaaccaggcccgacactgattagcttccgagatcaggcgtactcaggccggtgtggtcataAGCGAGAAACTCTCTattggtgcactatataaagtcaaagtgagtctgattaacagctgttgcattttcaccatttagataagcatctttgtgtcactcaaaaagtggaagaaattgcatatactgtagccataatttgtagcacagattgttggatgaaatacaaactaaccttgcttacttatttcaaagcgagggcacatatttcagccttgtgggaaaaaacggacaaagagttgacaaaaagcttacagcacctggtattcccaggcggtctcccatccaagtactaaccaggcccgaccctgcttagcttccgagatcagacgagatcaggcgtactcagacCGGTGTGGTCGTAAGGGAGAAATTATCCCTTGGTGCACTCtataaagtcaaagtgagtctgattaacagctgttgcattttcaccatttagaaaagcatctttgtgtcattcaaaaagtggaagaaattgcagcacagattgttggatgaacccttgtggtgggccgggtgcctgcaggctgacttcggtcgtcagttgaatggtgataagcgggcgggtgttaaaaTCAtatataatttcaaattccttatataaaaaaaacagacggcaccattttcgtgtttttgttgttgttgttgatatgaTTACAGATAGCCAGTGCCACAGCAACTCTCAGACATAATTTGCAAAGGAAGaatctgtgtttagtgagtctgccagattaaaggcagtagggttgaccaaggacgttctcttgataagtgcgtgaattggaacatttttctgtcctgctaaacattcaacatgtaacgagtacttttgggtgtcaggggaaatgtgtggagtaaaaagtacaatataatCTTTGGGAATGTAGTTCAGTGAAAGTTGTCaaacatataaatagtaaagtaaagataccccccaaaaactactttagTAGTACTTTCAAATAtttttactttagtactttacaccattggCTAATGGCCGACATCGGCAACTCTCGTTGGGTTAATGAGGCAACTAGTCACACCTGTGAAAGGTCCTTTAAAAGGAGAGGTGGAAGAAGTAGGCCATAACTCACAGAGACACCCAGTGAATCCCTTGGAAGAGTGCAGAAGGTGAGATTGTGTCATTATCTAATAGACtatctgcatctcaaatggcaactTAATTTTATGtgaccctggtcaaatgtagtgcactatatagggtgccattttgtggAGTGACCCCCTGAATTTAAGAGCATAGACTAATAGTTACCTTTGCAGTAAAGAGGTAATCTATGACTCGCTCTAGGATGCTTCCccttccctatctagtgcactgtGGGCCTTTGTCAAAGCTGGTTCACTACAACAGGAATGAGGAGCCATTTGGGAAGGATAGATTTTCCTGTGTGCCATGCTCTTCAACCACATACAATAGATTAGATTATAACTGAATTTTGGCGGAAGAATCGTAGCGCCGTGTTGCCAATACTCGGTTCTTGAGGTCCTCAGGACTGGGTTTAGCAATTGTTGCTTAAGTTTTGTACTTAACACAGGGTTTCCTTAACCTCTCCTCTAGTACCCACAGCCATTCCAAATGTTTTAAAATGCTCAGCTAAtctcactctcgttctctctcaggAGACTATCACCATGGCGACATTAACCATCATTCTTCTTTTTTAGCATGGCTTTTGCTCTGGGAGGTAAGGGTGATGTACCTCACACTTACTCACCAACATTTTAATAAACATTAGTGGGTGTTGATCTGTCCTCCACAAACACATGTACGTATTAATGTTTTGTTTCATAACCAGTTGTCCCATGGACACCCTCGGAGGCCAGCCATTAGTGACATTTGAGAGAAGAtcgtcttgctcaagggcacagacagatatTTCAACTTGTCATCTCAGGGATAAAAACTAGCAAccattcagttactggcccaactctaacttctaggctacctgccactcctcTAGTTCCAGAGATGTCTATTTGTGTCTAGATGCTGGCCTGAATGGTTTGATCATTCAACTGGATGTATGATTGGATTGTTTACCAACTATCAGGAAAGAACACTGATACCCCCACTTTCagtcttagtttcatcagctgttataAAAGACAGAATCTGAATTGACTGCACAGGGCTTTTAAACAAGTAGGAGAATTTCAATATTTAGCTAGCAAGTACCTAGGTTACAtctgaaatggaaccctattccgtataaactacttctgaccaggtgGAGTAGGTTCCAATATGGGACGCAACCCAAGATTCTGGGCTCTTGGATGTCCAGTCATGTATATTCTGTCCATATATTGTCCTGAGATGTTATGTCCACATTACAATCCATGTTACCTGTGTCCAGATGCTACGATACAACCCAAGACCCCCTGTGAGCGTGCTAGAGATGCTGCGATAAATGGCCCAATTGGAGCTTACATCCCAACGTGTGACGCCGCTGGACAATACACCCCTAAGCAATGTTCGGGCTCTACAGGTTAACACggtggcacatacacacacacaatgctccaATTCAGTTGAGTGTGACAATTCGATGTGATGGGGTAATATGTGTATTGTTTATGCAACATGTCTATTTCTGGTAGGTTACTGTTGGTGTGTGACCAGTACTGGACAGAAGATTCCGGGCACTGAGACTCCTCCAGGCACTGCTCCAATCAAATGTCCATGCAGGTACACACTCATTCACTACATGTTTGATCTTTACAGTTGGTTCTGAATGTTAATATTTGTGTTTGTCTCATTGTAGTGGTCCTCGCAGATGAAAGATGTTGGAATGAAGACGTTGAGAAGACTTTGCAAATACTTTGACAGTTGTCTTTACTGTACTGAGGGAGATGCCTCTCGCCATACACATAATGAAGAAATGTATTTACTTTGTTGGTTTTACATGTTGAACAATGTATCTGAACTGTCCATTTCTGTGAACTGGAGGAAGGGATTTTACTGTATTACCTCCACACGGGTGTTCATAAAGGCAGTCAAATGGTAATTAGGCTCTCCAAGctatgatgctgctgatggttatTAGTAGCCTACTacacttgctaactgcctggtactcagctctTTATTGCCCTGTAATCACTATCAATGTAATTTCAAATAAACTATTGGTCACAAATGTGCTTAGCCGAggatattgcgggtgtagtgaaatgcttgtgcttctagctccgacagcgcAGTAATATTGAACAAATCCACAACGTGTGTACACACACTCAGTACGCATGAATTAACTATATACATATTGAAGACCGCCGTCAGAACAGACTAGGATACAGAATATACACTCGTGGCCAAAATATTTGATGGACCCAAATATTAATTTAGATAAAGTTTGCTGCAtcagtgtcttcagatatttttgtcagatgtcacTACGGAattctgaagtataattacaagcatttcataagtgtcaaaagcTTTCATTGACACTTACATCAAGTTGATGTAGAGAgtctatttgcagtgttgacctgtTTTCAAGACCTCTGAAATCTGCCCTGACATGCTGTccattaacttctgggccactgaTGGCAGGCCATTCTTGCCTTaccaatgcttggagtttgtcagaatttgtgtggtttttgtttgtccacctgcctcttgaggattgaccacaagttctcaatgggattaaggtctggggagtgtcctggccatggacccaaaatatcagtgttttgttccccgagccacttagttatcacttatgccttatggcaaggtgctccatcatgctggtaAAAGCATTTGTCACAACTGTTCCTGGAAGGTTGGGAGAAGTTGgtctctgaggatgtgtttgtaccattctttattcatggctgtgttaaGCAAAATTGCGAGTGAGCCCACTAccatggctgagaagcaaccccacacatgaattgtctcaggatgctttactgttggcatgacacaggactgatggtagtgctcaccttgtcttctccgcaCAAGCTCtattccggatgccccaaacaatcggaaaggggattcatcagagataATGACTTTTCAGCAGtctaatccctgtaccttttgcagaatatgtCTATCCCTGATTGTCCTGAAgaaaagtggcttctttgctgcccttctgacaccaggccatcaaagtctttgctgcactgtgtgtgcagatgcactcccacctgcctgctgccattcctgagcaagctttgtactggtggtgccccgatctcgcagctgaatcaactttaggagacggtcctggtgcttgcttgACTTTGCAATTCaactgatcactcttcataacattctgggagtatatgcaaattgccatcatacaaactgaggcatgAGACttggtgaaaattaatatttgtgtaattctcaactTTTAGCGaaaactgtacatatgagatgagtaaatgaAAAAAAAGTGACTGGTTTTCAATTCTGGTGGCCAATGATTCCTATAATATGCCTGTAGGCATCAGCCTCCATGCTcgtgatggctgttcaacagtctgatggccttgagtgagagaagctgttttcagtctctctgtcccagctttgatgctcctgtactgaccttgccttttggatgatagcggggtgaacaggcagtggctcgggtggttgtccttgatcttttttgccttcctgtgacattgggtgctgtaggtgtcctggagggaggtagtttgccctcggtaaggcgttgggcagaccgcaccaccgtCTGGAGAGTTGTTGCGGGAGgcgtagttgccgtaccaggcggtgatacagcccgacatgaTGCTATCAACCCCCACCCGGGGGTGGCCCGCCTGGTGCGGCAACTACGCCGCCCGTGTAAGCACCGTGCTGGGTTCagagcctcaagcttaatgatgagcttggagggtactatggtgttgaatgttgagctagagtcaataaacagcattcttacattcaGTTGCaactcctttaaaagttgtggcaCACCTTTCGTGCTACCGCAGAattctgtggcacgtcatttaattctcagccattttttctgttaccgctagtttgaccaccagaatTTGATAGAATtccgtattggcattaccagagaattttttatttttttgtaacaaCATAGTATTTGGGATTGCTTTTAAGAAATTTCCCTTtaataatttgattaatattatggtctTTCTATTCAgagtttccgttaggatggaatggaaaatatggcgctgtacaacgtgacggtcgggagtaggctacaggattGGATGATTCTAAATTGTTTGCCTTAGTTAGACAACTTTgatccaatatttctgtaaatcagtgataAGTATTTCCAAAGTAAATTATcagaacattaaccatgtgtgTTCACTTCTTCTGTAGTTTCGACCCAGTGATTCGTCTGACAAACAAAGAACTTTGCGTCCTGCAGGCCCAGGCATGGAGTATGGCTGGCAAGCCATTCAATAAAGTCATCTTCACAGACGAATCAACCGTGGCCCttgtttctttgacatctgttgggaaaaattactgatttacagttcatgagggttgtttaatcacacatatgaagtttgaAAAAGATCttacctttttaacccttcgaaacagcacctatgacaccattttaaggcacttccggttggcacaggaagctaaacgtgaacacatatcctcattggggtaggCTCTTACGGAATcatgagttttaagtctttatgtttagaattgactgatctacacagggttgaatgcagtcATTTTCACATTTGCAGGTTATGTCCATCAAAATaacttttgggttaatttaaccacttccggcttccatccttgctgtgtgtgtgtgtgtgtgtgtgtgtgtgtgtgtgtgtgtgtgtgtgtgtgtgtgtgtgtgtgtgtgtgtgtgtgtgtgtgtgtgtgtgtgtgtgtgtgtggtggtgggggggtgtgtgtgtgtgtgtgtgtgtgagagctataAAATACAGCGCGCCCTCACGGAATCACGAAATACAGacattaaaccgaaattcaacaatattcaaaaatgctttgaactaaggaggaaatcaactcaatcccttcaacttgttagaaaatctattcatttgcccaagtgaaacataagacatgaacaaaatgcatcagtgattggTATTTCCATGCAACTTTCAGAAACTGCACAGGACTGCACAGTTTGCGTGCGCATGCGTGCGAAGCTCGCGcatgtctacactttgtgtagccgttagagatgaggctaatgataaccttcttgtggtagagaaggaaaggcttcccacaaaaaccttctcaatcaaatgttaactgcaaagtagcctatgccagcctggcagaattatatcatgattatttgcatcaatccagtggccatttgttttgcaaactctgcaatcacatgagcgctacagcaacACCGCTTAACCAAACAAAGGTCTCTTCCTGGCGCACACTTGCCTAAAAAAgagtaactacaccccaaaatcgacaTGTCTTCcgtttttcccagacctcaaaagtggtttccTGCTAGGGGTTTTAAATGttgtcgtggacatagaacatctaatcgtgttatatttctattaaaaaggtgtacttttgagagcgaaaacctgcagaagcagggacaaacggtcaacggggaatagggggaagtactttaattattattatttgatttgatcagggcagggcagggaagcactaacaaactgcatttagtccaataaaaagacacaacgttattagggtgataaataaaagggagttgctccacgcatgacacaagagaaccCTTGTGTTGGATTGCGCGGACTAGCTTtcacctgtctaccggaagttgatgctgttgctatgcaacctcttgctagctatcTAGCATAACAAATTACTGGTTAGACATTATACGACTTCAGGTGTGTTCTTAATTTCAATCAGGAGTTCCAGAATGCGCTCAtgaattcagagcgttgtcagattgtctgtttgtaaattcagagcagagTAGGCAGCtagagcgaatttacgaaagcacccgaatgtccattgagaacgcacaatgactataccatttagctaagctcagaatgacgggaataatcacgtcaaacattgggtagttagttagatagcctatagttattatactgtcaagtttgatctataagtagccaactaacattaggtatctagctaacaacataccggtacatactgctgtactgatacgctatgtggttcgtaagaccagtgtagctaacaaattgtcagccaatatAACGTGTAAGTTAACTTATTTAAAAagtaattactttattacattgctcaacattttcttaatatttgtcataattagttaaagcaatgaatttatATCCGCTCTCGTTGTACATCGactgcatattttccgccattttcaACAAATCTGGAAACgatgtgaagccacgcccatttcctgaagaattgcattattggCCCTAAAGTACCGAAATAGTGTCCTCTTCGTGTATTCCtcatattttggcgaatttagtacgaTATCCTGGAACATTTGGCATACTAAATATATccatagtatttttttatttcaccttcatttaaccagttaggctagttgagaacaagctctcatttacaactgcaacctgaccaagataaagcaaagcagttcgacacatacaacaacagagttacagatggaataaacaaacatacagtcaataatacagtagaaaaagtctatatacagtgtgtgcaaataaggaaaggataagggaggtaaggcaataaataggccatggtggcgaagtcattacaacatagcaattaaacactggaatggtagatgtgcagaagatgaatgtgcaagtagagatactggggtgcaaaggagcaagataaataaataaatactgcaaggggatgaggtagttggatgggctatttaaaggtgggctatgtacaggtgcagtgatctgtgagctgctctgacagctggtgcttaaagcttagtgagggagatctgagtctccagcttcagtgatttttgcagttcgttccagtcattggcagcagagaactggaagtaaaggcggccaaaggaaaaattggctttgggggtgaccagtgagatatacctgttggagcgcgtgctatgagtgggtgctgctatggtgaccagtgagctgagataaggcggggctttacctagcagagacttgtagatgacctggagccagtgggtttggcgacgagtatgaagcgagggccagccaacaagagcgtatacgttgcagtggtgggtagtaaatggggcttttggattggagatgcttaatgtgagtctggaaggagagtttacagtctaaccagaaacttaggtatttgtagtccacatattctaagtcagaaccgtccagagtagtgatgctggacgggcagacaggtgcgggcagcgatcggtggaagagcatgcatttagttttacttgcatttaagagcagttggaggccacggaaggagagttgtatggcattgaagctcatctggaggttagttaacacagtgtccaaagaagggccagaggtatacaggtattctatgatatatttatacaggtatactatgaccaataagcatactaaatactcaattcatgtcacaaacagtacagttagtgcgagtattcgaacacagctaaggccaaatcaggaagtgcagtcaccttttaatcctgaatgacaattgtcttgcctcatagagatagataaatcttcttagggctgatcgatatgtgtccaaagaagggccagaggtatacaggtattctatgatatatttatacaggtatactatgaccaataagcatactaaatactcaattcatgtcacaaacagtacagttagtgcgagtattcgaacacagctaaggccaaatcaggaagtgcagtcaccttttaatcctgaatgacaattgtcttgcctcatagagatagataaatcttcttagggctgatcgatatgacaacagccagtgaaagtgcagggcgccaaattcaaaagaacagaaatctcataattaaaattccctCAGACATACataagtatttcacaccattttaaagatgcacttcttgttaatcccaccacagtgcccGATTTTAAATAGGCTTTActgtgaaagcaccacaaacgattatgttaggtcagagccaagtcacagaaaaacagtcatttttccagccaaagagaggagtcacaaaaatcagaaatagagatcaaattaatcactaacctttgatgatcttcatcagatgacactcataggacttcatgtcacacaatacatatatgttttgttcgataaagttcatatttatataaaagaaATCTCAGTATACGTTGGAGCGTTATGTTCAgttgttccaaaaacatccggtgattttgcagagagccacatcaatttacagaaatactcataataaatgttgatgaaaataaaatTGTTCTGCACAGCATTATAGATATACTTctgcttaatgcaaccgctgtgtcagatttcaaaaaacctttacggaaaaagcaaactatACAATAATCTGaatacggcgctcagagcccaaacaagccaaaaagatatccgccatattgtgcagtcaacagaagtcagaaataacattataaatattcacttacctttgatgatcttcatcagaatgcactcccaggaatccgagttccacaataaatgtttgttttgtttgataatgtccatcatttatgtccaaatagcaagttttgtaaacaaatccaatctcacgaagcgtgtctactaggagcagacgaaatgtcaaaaagtcccgttacagtccgtagaaacatgtcaaacgatgtatagaatcaatctttaggatgttgttaaaataaatcttcaataatgctccaaccggagaattcctttgtctgtagaattgcgatggaacagagctcgccctcatgtgaacgagcgtcacgagctcaaggcattctgccagacctctgactcattcccctctcattcgccctcacctcacagtagaagcatcaaacaaggttctaaagacttttGACATCTAGGAAacgcaacatgaccaatatcccactgtgtcttcaactcaatcatcaagtttgcggacgacacaacagtggtaggcttgattaccaacaacgacttgattaccaacaacgacgagacggcctacagggaggaggtgagggccctcggagtgtggtgtcaggaaaataacctcacactcaacgtcaacaaaactaaggagatgattgtggacttcaggaaacagcagagggaacacccccctatccacattgatggaacagcagtggagagggtagtaagttttaagttcctcggcgtacacatcacagacaaactgaattggtccacccacacagacagcatcgtgaagaaggcgcagcagcgcctcttcaacctcaggaggctgaagaaattcgggcttgtcaccaaaagcactcacaaacttctacagatgcacaatcgagagcatcctgtcgggctgtatcaccgcctggtacggcaactgctccgcccacaaccgtaaggctctccagagggtagtgaggtctgcacaacgcatcacggggggcaaactgcctgccctccaggacacctacaccacccgatgtcacaggaaggccataaagatcatcaaggacaacaaccacccgagccactgcctgttcaccccgctatcatccagaaggcgaggtcattacaggtgcatcaaagctgggaccgagagactgaaaaacagcttctatctcaaggccatcagactgttaaacagccaccactaacattgagtggctgctgccaacacactgactcaactccagccactttaataatgggaattgatgggaaatgatgt containing:
- the LOC109875533 gene encoding equistatin-like — protein: MAFALGDATIQPKTPCERARDAAINGPIGAYIPTCDAAGQYTPKQCSGSTGYCWCVTSTGQKIPGTETPPGTAPIKCPCSGPRR